From a single Arcobacter sp. CECT 8986 genomic region:
- a CDS encoding F0F1 ATP synthase subunit delta, whose product MIDLVAKRYVKALLDGREVASVTALSEELNTISSAYNDDKFIAIISSIEVKNSDKVELIISLLDNCSDTLKNLINLLSENKRLDIIPVIAKELKAQLAVINNSFNGVIYTNKELAAEYISSIEKEFSKKFNVDLSLTQSVCDYNGIKVDIDGLGVEISFSKDRLKSQMIDHILKAV is encoded by the coding sequence ATGATAGATTTAGTAGCAAAAAGATATGTAAAAGCTTTATTAGATGGAAGAGAAGTAGCTTCAGTTACTGCTTTAAGTGAAGAATTAAACACAATCTCTTCAGCTTATAATGATGATAAATTTATCGCTATTATATCGTCTATTGAAGTAAAAAATAGTGATAAAGTAGAGTTAATTATCTCATTATTAGATAATTGTAGTGATACTTTAAAAAATCTTATTAACTTACTAAGTGAAAACAAAAGATTAGATATTATTCCAGTAATTGCAAAAGAGTTAAAAGCTCAGCTTGCTGTTATTAATAACTCATTTAATGGTGTAATTTACACTAATAAAGAGTTAGCTGCTGAATATATTTCATCAATTGAAAAAGAATTTAGTAAAAAATTTAATGTAGATTTATCATTAACACAAAGCGTTTGTGATTATAATGGTATTAAAGTTGATATTGATGGACTTGGGGTAGAAATTTCTTTTTCTAAAGATAGATTGAAATCTCAAATGATTGATCATATTTTAAAAGCAGTTTAG
- a CDS encoding F0F1 ATP synthase subunit B, whose product MKKLLLLGLALSPVVLFANSEGADTDIVQRTVNFIIFAGILWYLLADKVKAFFADRSLSIQAELDKVQDTLKASQKKIDSANKQLEDAKVLAAEIVENAKEDVDSIKQKVLVAVEAEIAQLEKNFDEKTKVELRKAKKQVVAEVLEELFNSDDVELTQDELSNIVLKKVA is encoded by the coding sequence GTGAAAAAGTTATTATTATTAGGTTTAGCTTTAAGTCCTGTTGTATTATTTGCTAATAGTGAAGGTGCGGATACAGATATAGTTCAAAGAACCGTTAACTTTATAATTTTTGCTGGAATTTTATGGTATTTATTAGCCGATAAAGTTAAAGCATTTTTTGCTGATAGAAGTTTATCTATTCAAGCTGAACTTGATAAAGTACAAGATACTTTAAAAGCTTCACAAAAGAAAATTGATTCTGCAAATAAACAATTAGAAGATGCAAAAGTTCTTGCAGCTGAAATTGTTGAAAATGCAAAAGAAGATGTAGATTCAATCAAACAAAAAGTTCTTGTTGCTGTGGAAGCTGAAATTGCTCAATTAGAGAAAAATTTTGATGAAAAAACAAAAGTTGAACTAAGAAAAGCAAAAAAACAAGTTGTTGCTGAAGTACTTGAAGAGTTATTTAATTCAGACGATGTTGAGTTGACTCAAGATGAGTTATCAAATATTGTACTTAAGAAGGTAGCGTAA
- a CDS encoding F0F1 ATP synthase subunit B family protein yields MLDISPVLLLSSGIIFLLVVARLNSCLFKPLLKHMDDRSESIKRDLDNAKSNSANVDGMLAEANDVIAAAKREAAAIREKAYNEAKQSADVKLANAKANLEVKTEEFGNSLQEETKALKDSLVASMPQFNESLKAKLSSI; encoded by the coding sequence ATGTTAGACATAAGTCCTGTATTGTTGCTTAGCTCTGGTATCATCTTTTTGTTAGTTGTTGCTAGACTAAACAGTTGTCTATTCAAGCCTCTACTAAAGCATATGGATGATAGATCTGAGTCAATAAAAAGAGATTTAGATAATGCAAAATCAAACAGTGCTAACGTAGATGGCATGCTGGCTGAAGCAAATGATGTGATTGCTGCTGCAAAAAGAGAAGCTGCTGCAATTAGAGAGAAAGCTTATAATGAAGCTAAACAGAGTGCTGATGTGAAACTTGCAAATGCAAAAGCAAACTTAGAAGTTAAAACTGAAGAGTTTGGTAATTCGTTACAAGAAGAAACAAAAGCGTTAAAAGATTCATTAGTAGCTTCAATGCCTCAATTTAATGAGAGCTTAAAAGCTAAGCTTAGCTCGATATAA
- a CDS encoding ParB/RepB/Spo0J family partition protein, with product MALGRGLGELLGEVEVAYGNSNSKSDFSQIGTIVELDVNKIKSNPNQPRKIFDEDKLKELSDSIVEHGLLQPIVVIQDSDDSFTLISGERRLRAHKLANFEKINSIVLDIEDFKLRELALIENIQRDDLNIIELAYSYAQLINEHNITHDELSRKVFKSRTSITNTLRLLHLSSYVQQLLANNKISAGHAKIMLGLEEDQQKLVADSIIGQKLSVRETEKLVKDLKNPSTKKVQKNKKTTNNYDFNPLTDVLKTLKDNKLKVKAEKNYFKIEINSQEDIEKISNYFRNTL from the coding sequence ATGGCACTAGGTAGAGGACTTGGAGAATTATTAGGGGAAGTAGAGGTTGCTTATGGAAATAGCAATAGTAAAAGTGATTTTTCACAAATTGGTACTATTGTTGAATTAGATGTAAATAAAATTAAATCTAATCCAAATCAACCAAGAAAAATATTTGATGAAGATAAGCTAAAAGAGTTAAGTGATTCTATTGTAGAACATGGATTATTACAACCAATCGTAGTTATTCAAGATTCTGATGATAGTTTTACTTTAATCTCTGGTGAAAGAAGATTAAGAGCACATAAATTAGCTAATTTTGAAAAGATTAATTCTATTGTATTAGATATAGAAGATTTTAAATTAAGAGAGCTTGCTTTAATTGAAAATATTCAAAGAGATGATTTAAATATTATAGAGCTTGCATACTCTTACGCACAATTAATTAATGAACATAACATTACACATGATGAATTGTCAAGGAAAGTGTTCAAAAGTAGAACATCAATAACTAATACATTAAGACTTCTACATTTAAGTTCTTATGTACAACAATTGCTTGCAAACAATAAAATAAGTGCTGGTCATGCTAAGATAATGCTTGGTTTAGAAGAAGATCAGCAAAAATTAGTTGCAGATTCAATTATTGGACAAAAATTGTCTGTAAGAGAGACTGAAAAACTTGTTAAAGATTTAAAAAATCCAAGTACAAAAAAAGTACAAAAAAATAAAAAAACTACAAACAATTATGATTTCAATCCATTAACTGATGTATTAAAAACATTGAAAGATAATAAGCTAAAAGTTAAGGCCGAAAAAAATTATTTTAAGATTGAAATTAACTCTCAAGAAGATATCGAAAAGATTTCTAATTATTTTCGTAACACTTTATAA
- a CDS encoding ParA family protein → MTEIISIANQKGGVGKTTTAVNLSAALALRGKKVLLIDADPQSNATTSLGFHRDTYEYNLYHVMLGTKELNEILLDTEIENLKVAPSNIGLVGIEKEFYKNNKERELILKRKIDPVKKDYDYIIIDSPPALGPITINTLSASNSVLIPIQCEFFALEGLAQLLNTIKLVKQTINRQLQIRGFLPTMYSSTNNLSKQVFADLAQHFESKLFKVDDASYVVIPRNIKLAESPSFGKPIMLYDAAATGTKAYTNLARAIAG, encoded by the coding sequence ATGACAGAAATAATATCAATCGCAAATCAAAAGGGTGGTGTTGGTAAAACAACAACTGCTGTTAATCTAAGTGCAGCTTTAGCATTAAGAGGTAAAAAAGTTCTTTTAATAGATGCAGATCCTCAATCTAATGCAACAACAAGTTTAGGTTTTCATAGAGATACATATGAATATAACCTATACCATGTAATGCTTGGAACAAAAGAACTAAATGAAATTCTTTTAGATACAGAAATTGAAAATCTAAAAGTAGCTCCTTCTAATATTGGATTAGTAGGAATTGAAAAAGAGTTCTATAAAAATAATAAAGAAAGAGAACTTATTTTAAAAAGAAAAATTGACCCGGTGAAAAAAGATTATGATTATATAATTATTGATTCACCTCCTGCACTTGGACCAATTACTATAAATACATTAAGTGCATCTAATTCTGTATTAATACCTATTCAATGTGAGTTTTTTGCATTAGAAGGTTTAGCACAATTACTAAATACTATTAAACTTGTAAAACAAACAATTAATAGACAGTTACAAATTAGAGGTTTTTTACCTACAATGTATAGTTCTACAAATAACTTATCAAAACAAGTTTTTGCAGACTTAGCACAACACTTTGAAAGTAAACTTTTTAAAGTTGATGATGCTTCATATGTTGTAATACCAAGAAATATTAAACTTGCAGAAAGTCCAAGTTTTGGTAAACCAATTATGCTTTATGATGCAGCAGCAACTGGAACTAAAGCATACACAAATTTAGCAAGAGCAATAGCAGGATAA
- a CDS encoding biotin--[acetyl-CoA-carboxylase] ligase gives MKIIKLQQVDSTHTYLKNYIKNLENFEPTCILTDYQTNGVGSRGNSWTGVKGNLFFSFVYKINNLPEDLPIQSCSIYFSYILKKILEESNSKVWIKWPNDFYIDDKKIGGTITTMTNNLLFCGIGINLINVSEEFGKLDIKIDVDKTLKNYFDKIEKQTSWKQIFRDFKIEFQNSKKFHVTIENEKKSLEDAVLNSDGSINIDNKKVFSLR, from the coding sequence ATGAAAATTATAAAATTACAACAAGTAGATTCTACACATACATATTTAAAAAACTATATAAAAAATCTTGAAAACTTTGAACCAACATGTATTTTAACTGATTACCAAACAAATGGTGTTGGAAGTAGAGGAAATAGTTGGACTGGTGTAAAAGGCAATTTATTCTTTTCATTTGTATATAAAATAAATAACTTGCCAGAAGATTTACCGATTCAGAGTTGCTCAATATATTTTTCTTATATTTTGAAAAAAATATTAGAAGAGAGTAATTCAAAAGTATGGATAAAATGGCCTAATGATTTTTATATTGATGATAAAAAAATAGGTGGAACAATAACAACAATGACAAATAATTTACTGTTTTGTGGTATTGGAATTAATCTAATAAATGTAAGTGAAGAATTTGGAAAATTAGATATAAAAATTGACGTAGATAAAACATTAAAAAACTATTTTGATAAAATAGAAAAACAGACTTCATGGAAGCAAATATTTAGAGATTTTAAGATAGAATTTCAAAATAGCAAAAAATTCCATGTAACAATCGAAAATGAAAAAAAATCATTAGAAGATGCTGTTTTAAACAGTGATGGTTCTATAAATATAGATAATAAAAAGGTATTTAGTTTAAGATGA
- the fmt gene encoding methionyl-tRNA formyltransferase: MKKKIVFMGTPDYATVIFDKLIKSDDYEVLALFTQPDKKVGRKQILTAPHIKQYCIDNNLSLPIFQPEKLRNNTQIKEQLEEIAPDFIIVAAYGQILPKEILEIAPCINLHASILPKYRGASPIQESILNDDKFTGVTAMFMEEGLDSGDILAIEYLKLQNHMLVDEVFDKLSYIAANLTITTLDNFEKILPKKQNDTEVSHCSKIKKENGLVSFTNAKQLYLKYKAYCYWPGVFLSTGLKIKQIELIDTNSSNNEGEILEINKDFAIIGCKIGKIKITQVQPASKKAMNVADYLRGKRLEVGNTLN; this comes from the coding sequence ATGAAGAAAAAAATTGTTTTTATGGGAACGCCAGATTACGCAACAGTAATATTTGATAAATTAATAAAATCTGATGATTATGAAGTTTTAGCACTTTTTACTCAACCTGATAAAAAAGTAGGAAGAAAACAGATTTTAACTGCTCCTCATATAAAACAATATTGTATTGATAATAATTTATCATTACCTATTTTTCAACCTGAAAAGTTAAGAAATAATACTCAAATCAAAGAGCAATTAGAAGAAATTGCTCCTGATTTTATAATTGTTGCAGCATATGGACAAATATTGCCAAAAGAGATATTAGAAATTGCTCCTTGTATAAATCTTCATGCTTCTATATTACCAAAATATAGAGGGGCAAGCCCAATTCAAGAATCAATACTTAATGATGATAAATTTACAGGTGTAACAGCTATGTTTATGGAAGAAGGACTTGATAGTGGTGATATACTTGCAATTGAGTATTTGAAACTTCAAAACCATATGTTAGTTGATGAAGTATTTGATAAACTATCATATATTGCAGCAAACCTAACAATCACAACTTTAGATAATTTTGAAAAGATTTTACCTAAAAAACAAAATGATACAGAAGTAAGTCATTGCTCTAAAATAAAAAAAGAGAATGGTTTAGTATCATTTACAAATGCAAAACAGCTTTATTTAAAATATAAAGCATATTGCTATTGGCCAGGAGTATTTCTATCAACTGGACTAAAAATAAAACAGATTGAACTTATAGATACTAATTCATCAAATAATGAAGGTGAAATTTTAGAAATAAATAAAGATTTTGCGATAATAGGTTGTAAAATTGGAAAGATAAAAATTACACAAGTTCAACCTGCTTCAAAAAAAGCTATGAATGTAGCAGATTATTTAAGAGGGAAAAGATTAGAAGTAGGAAATACTTTAAATTAA
- the proB gene encoding glutamate 5-kinase gives MKRIVIKVGTAVLTDDNKLALDRLSNLVDFIAKLKKEKNYEVILVSSGAVGAGNTRLHLDKKVIYNRQALAAIGQPLLMKHYKKRFREHELICGQILMIETDFDSKKRTKNAQNVVEILLENNVIPIVNENDVVANDELLFGDNDQLAAHAAYYFKADLLAILSDIDGYYNKNPREFEDAVLQKKVDTVYESQLEMKHTPNSEFATGGIVTKLKAAKFLMDRGIPMFLSSGFDLTNAYDFLINENHKSGTLFKAQEN, from the coding sequence ATGAAAAGAATAGTTATTAAGGTTGGAACAGCAGTTCTAACTGATGATAATAAATTAGCCTTAGATAGATTATCAAATCTAGTTGATTTTATAGCAAAATTAAAAAAAGAGAAAAATTATGAAGTAATTCTAGTAAGTTCTGGTGCTGTTGGCGCTGGAAATACTAGATTACATCTAGATAAAAAAGTTATTTACAATAGACAAGCACTTGCTGCTATTGGACAACCTTTACTAATGAAACACTACAAAAAAAGATTTAGAGAGCATGAACTTATATGTGGACAAATCTTAATGATTGAGACTGATTTTGATTCTAAAAAAAGAACAAAAAATGCACAAAATGTTGTCGAAATATTATTAGAAAATAATGTAATTCCCATTGTAAATGAAAATGATGTAGTAGCAAATGATGAACTTTTATTTGGTGATAATGACCAATTAGCAGCTCATGCAGCTTACTACTTTAAAGCAGATTTATTAGCAATCTTATCAGATATTGATGGATACTATAATAAAAATCCAAGAGAGTTTGAAGATGCAGTTTTACAAAAAAAAGTGGATACTGTTTACGAATCACAACTTGAGATGAAACATACACCAAACTCAGAATTTGCAACAGGTGGAATTGTTACAAAACTTAAAGCTGCTAAGTTTTTAATGGATAGAGGAATTCCAATGTTTTTAAGTTCTGGTTTTGACTTAACAAATGCATATGATTTTTTAATAAATGAAAATCATAAAAGTGGAACACTATTTAAAGCACAGGAAAATTAA
- the obgE gene encoding GTPase ObgE, protein MFIDSVKFTVSSGKGGQGCTSFRREKFVVKGGPDGGDGGKGGDVYFQVDNNTDTLSWYKGRTVLKAENGKQGMGRRMTGKSAPALTLIVPPGTQVIDANTNEVLLDLLNEGEKVLFLEGGKGGLGNVHFKNSKNQRPTYAQPGLPGQIREIKLELKLIADVGLVGYPNVGKSTLISTVSNAEPEIANYEFTTLTPKLGVVEVGEYNSFVMADIPGIIDGASEGRGLGIEFLKHIERTKTLLFTIDVSNHRKITEQFEILKEELAKFSVELSGRNYAIALTKVDAYYGEDLNKDIKEFIDSLSLEESNSNDFGFDSTLPYFVQDLTLSRFDKTKPFFILPISSVTHLNTKSIGYALYELLGQSK, encoded by the coding sequence GTGTTTATAGATAGTGTTAAATTTACAGTTTCATCTGGTAAAGGAGGACAAGGTTGTACTTCTTTTAGAAGAGAGAAATTTGTAGTTAAAGGTGGACCAGATGGTGGAGATGGAGGTAAAGGTGGAGATGTATATTTCCAAGTAGATAATAATACTGATACTCTATCATGGTATAAAGGTAGAACTGTACTTAAAGCTGAAAATGGTAAGCAAGGTATGGGTAGAAGAATGACAGGTAAATCAGCACCAGCACTTACACTTATTGTACCTCCTGGGACACAAGTTATTGATGCTAATACAAATGAAGTATTATTAGATTTACTAAACGAAGGTGAAAAAGTTTTATTTTTAGAAGGTGGAAAAGGTGGATTAGGAAATGTTCACTTTAAAAACTCTAAAAATCAAAGACCAACTTATGCACAACCAGGATTACCTGGGCAAATAAGAGAAATTAAGTTAGAACTTAAACTTATTGCTGATGTTGGTTTAGTTGGTTATCCAAATGTTGGTAAATCAACTTTAATTTCAACTGTATCAAATGCAGAACCTGAAATTGCAAATTATGAATTTACTACTTTAACACCAAAATTAGGTGTTGTTGAAGTTGGTGAATATAATTCATTTGTTATGGCTGATATACCTGGAATTATTGATGGTGCAAGTGAAGGTAGAGGTTTAGGAATAGAGTTTTTAAAACATATTGAAAGAACTAAAACTTTACTTTTTACTATTGATGTATCAAATCATAGAAAAATAACAGAACAATTTGAAATCTTAAAAGAAGAATTAGCAAAATTTTCTGTTGAGTTAAGTGGTAGAAACTATGCAATTGCATTAACAAAAGTAGATGCATACTATGGTGAAGATTTAAATAAAGATATAAAAGAATTTATTGACAGTTTAAGTTTAGAAGAATCGAACTCTAATGATTTTGGTTTTGATTCAACTTTACCTTATTTTGTTCAAGATTTAACTTTATCAAGATTTGACAAAACAAAACCATTTTTTATTTTGCCAATATCATCTGTAACTCATTTAAATACTAAATCAATTGGGTATGCTTTATATGAACTTTTAGGACAAAGTAAATGA
- the rpmA gene encoding 50S ribosomal protein L27, translating to MAHKKGQGSTQNNRDSAGKRLGVKKFGGETVRAGNIIIRQRGTKVHVGENVGIGKDHTIYALIDGVVKFEIKDKDRKKVSVYAS from the coding sequence ATGGCTCACAAGAAAGGTCAAGGATCTACACAGAATAATAGAGATTCAGCTGGAAAAAGACTTGGTGTTAAAAAATTTGGTGGAGAAACAGTTAGAGCTGGTAACATCATTATTAGACAAAGAGGAACAAAAGTACACGTTGGTGAAAACGTAGGAATCGGTAAAGATCATACTATTTATGCTTTAATCGACGGTGTTGTTAAGTTCGAGATTAAAGATAAAGATAGAAAGAAAGTTTCAGTTTACGCTTCATAA
- the rplU gene encoding 50S ribosomal protein L21 yields MYAIIKCAGKQYKVQEGDILNVDYLGKAAKETLEITDVIALNDGELKTGDAISAAKVQAEVVLDGTGVNRDRKVIIYKKRRRKDSKLKRGFRKSFTKIRITKIAA; encoded by the coding sequence ATGTACGCAATTATTAAATGTGCTGGAAAGCAATACAAAGTTCAAGAAGGTGATATTCTTAATGTAGATTACCTAGGTAAAGCTGCAAAAGAAACATTAGAAATCACTGATGTTATTGCATTAAATGACGGTGAACTAAAAACTGGTGATGCTATTTCAGCTGCTAAAGTTCAAGCAGAAGTAGTACTTGATGGTACAGGTGTAAATAGAGATAGAAAAGTTATAATTTACAAAAAAAGAAGAAGAAAAGATAGTAAATTAAAAAGAGGTTTTAGAAAAAGCTTCACAAAAATTAGAATTACTAAAATCGCTGCATAA
- a CDS encoding RidA family protein: MELLHTDRVPAAIGPYSQAIKANGLIYTSGQIPLTAEGELVQGDIKVQTRQVLENLRKLLEDCKSGMDKVIKVTIFLDNMDDFGIVNVLYAEAFGDHKPVRSTVAVKTLPKNVLVEMDVIALPYDYQ; this comes from the coding sequence ATGGAGTTATTACATACTGATAGAGTACCAGCAGCAATTGGTCCATACTCTCAGGCAATTAAAGCTAATGGATTAATTTATACTTCTGGTCAAATCCCTTTAACAGCTGAGGGAGAACTAGTTCAAGGGGACATTAAAGTTCAAACTAGACAAGTTCTTGAAAATCTTAGAAAGTTGTTAGAAGATTGTAAAAGTGGTATGGATAAAGTAATAAAAGTTACTATATTTTTAGATAATATGGATGACTTTGGTATAGTAAATGTATTATACGCAGAAGCGTTTGGTGATCATAAGCCAGTTAGAAGTACAGTTGCGGTAAAAACTTTACCTAAAAATGTACTTGTTGAAATGGATGTTATCGCATTACCTTACGATTATCAATAA
- the dnaG gene encoding DNA primase — translation MITKESIDNLKNHLEIVDVISQSLELKKAGANFKACCPFHGEDTPSFVVSPAKQIYHCFGCGVGGDAIKFTMEYEKLSYPEAIEKLASMYNVTLSYDDSNKPKQDLKVLDSINQYFIKLFASNNVAKEYIKNRGISEFSIEKFEIGYAPKSFETINYLKNNYLNLADAKELGVIDSGENGLYSRFIERITFPIYGLNSKIVGFGGRTITGHSAKYINSPQTKIFNKSKLLYGYNIAKENIYKRNRIIVTEGYLDVIMLHQAGFNTAVATLGTALTKDHLPLLRRGEPKVIVAYDGDKAGLNAAFKASVMLSQSEFEGGVVIFGNGMDPADMVKEGKVEELNKVFSNPQAFISYAIDYIVAKYNINDPIQKQKALQEANEYLKSLSILYQDEYKRYLAQKLNIRENLVKVSTQSRRKIENSSTKIDIAELSIIKAILEKPSRLDYVLDMVDSEIFDYHKEQFELLISDIHNPSLNGILLNERLEDYDDERLKKEICILLSKYYSNKLNTLLYDKSMDFKKKSNEIRKLKDKIFQLKQGKMVTYN, via the coding sequence ATGATAACTAAAGAATCAATTGATAATTTAAAAAATCATCTTGAAATAGTAGATGTAATCTCTCAGTCTCTTGAATTAAAAAAAGCAGGAGCAAACTTTAAAGCATGCTGTCCCTTTCATGGGGAAGATACTCCATCATTTGTCGTAAGTCCTGCAAAACAGATATACCATTGTTTTGGTTGTGGTGTTGGTGGAGATGCAATTAAGTTTACAATGGAATATGAAAAATTATCATATCCCGAAGCGATAGAAAAATTAGCTTCAATGTATAATGTTACTTTATCTTATGATGATAGTAATAAACCAAAACAAGATTTAAAAGTATTAGATTCAATAAATCAATATTTTATAAAACTTTTTGCTAGTAATAATGTAGCAAAAGAGTATATTAAAAATAGGGGAATTTCAGAGTTTTCAATTGAAAAGTTTGAAATAGGGTATGCTCCTAAATCTTTTGAAACTATTAACTACTTAAAAAATAACTATTTGAATTTGGCAGATGCAAAAGAGTTAGGAGTAATAGATTCAGGTGAAAATGGACTATATTCAAGATTTATAGAAAGAATTACTTTTCCTATTTATGGATTAAATAGTAAGATTGTAGGTTTTGGTGGAAGAACAATCACAGGACACAGTGCTAAATATATAAACTCTCCTCAAACAAAAATATTTAATAAATCAAAACTTCTTTATGGTTATAACATTGCAAAAGAGAATATTTATAAAAGAAATAGAATTATTGTTACAGAAGGGTATTTAGATGTAATTATGCTTCACCAAGCTGGTTTTAATACAGCAGTTGCAACACTAGGAACAGCATTAACAAAAGACCATTTACCTTTATTAAGAAGAGGTGAACCTAAAGTTATTGTAGCTTATGATGGAGATAAAGCTGGACTAAATGCCGCTTTTAAAGCTTCTGTTATGTTAAGTCAAAGTGAGTTTGAAGGTGGCGTTGTAATATTTGGAAATGGGATGGATCCTGCTGATATGGTAAAAGAGGGCAAAGTAGAAGAGCTAAATAAAGTCTTCTCAAATCCTCAAGCATTTATTTCATATGCAATTGATTATATTGTTGCTAAATATAATATTAATGACCCTATTCAAAAACAAAAAGCGTTACAAGAAGCAAATGAGTATCTAAAAAGTTTAAGTATTTTATATCAAGATGAATATAAAAGATATTTAGCTCAAAAATTAAATATTAGAGAAAATTTAGTAAAAGTATCAACTCAATCAAGAAGAAAAATTGAAAATAGTTCAACAAAAATTGATATTGCAGAGTTAAGTATAATAAAAGCAATTTTAGAAAAACCCTCAAGATTGGATTATGTTCTTGATATGGTTGATTCTGAAATTTTTGATTATCACAAAGAGCAATTTGAACTATTAATAAGTGATATTCATAATCCTTCTTTAAATGGAATACTTTTAAATGAAAGATTAGAAGATTATGATGATGAAAGATTAAAAAAAGAGATTTGCATCTTATTATCTAAATATTATTCAAATAAATTAAATACTTTATTATATGATAAAAGTATGGATTTTAAAAAGAAATCAAATGAAATTAGAAAGCTAAAAGATAAGATATTCCAGTTAAAACAAGGTAAAATGGTTACTTATAATTAG
- a CDS encoding tetratricopeptide repeat protein — protein MDSIVLDYRDPLVSVIIFFSLVFLISFITYSIGVYKEKNARKDYRKLLNRFELGKLKEEDYVHLYKTYNLPFDSIILLASSFLHKGDYNKAISVYLALLEHVTDRVKKEELLELLGSTYFKGGFLQRSKEIYLKVLKFSPRNENALKHLLIINERLKEYDKALEIIEALEELDIEVIREKIYIETQKLLNTADLSYKEKTEKLYSLFKLNHIVERLLIQYLIQYNKKFLWEHIDEFDINKFIDLLWYLDFNDIDFDVVDKNKQLSEIYNAKGYLQTCNHSEDFVFDILIALNKHEHKIPVTLDFEFICTSCKQVHPIYELRCPHCHNILTYKVKYNLTKDLNERNQSLQ, from the coding sequence TTGGATAGTATAGTATTAGATTATAGAGATCCTTTAGTAAGTGTGATTATATTTTTTTCACTTGTATTTCTTATTTCATTTATTACATACTCTATTGGTGTGTACAAAGAGAAAAATGCAAGAAAAGATTATAGAAAACTTCTTAATAGATTTGAATTAGGAAAGTTAAAAGAAGAAGATTATGTACATTTGTACAAGACATACAATCTACCTTTTGATTCTATAATTTTATTAGCTTCAAGTTTCTTACATAAAGGTGATTACAATAAAGCGATATCTGTTTATTTAGCACTATTAGAGCATGTTACAGATAGAGTAAAAAAAGAAGAGCTTTTAGAGTTATTAGGTTCAACATATTTTAAAGGTGGTTTTTTACAAAGATCAAAAGAGATCTATTTAAAAGTACTAAAATTCTCACCAAGAAATGAAAATGCTTTAAAACATCTTCTTATTATAAATGAAAGACTAAAAGAGTATGACAAAGCTCTTGAAATAATTGAAGCTTTAGAAGAGTTAGATATAGAAGTAATAAGAGAAAAAATATATATAGAAACACAAAAACTATTAAATACTGCAGATTTAAGTTATAAAGAGAAAACAGAGAAATTATATTCACTTTTCAAACTAAATCATATTGTAGAAAGATTACTTATTCAATATTTAATTCAATACAATAAAAAGTTTTTATGGGAACATATTGATGAATTTGATATAAATAAATTTATTGATTTATTGTGGTATTTAGATTTTAATGATATTGATTTTGATGTAGTTGACAAAAATAAACAATTATCAGAAATATATAATGCAAAAGGATATTTACAAACTTGTAATCATAGTGAAGATTTTGTTTTTGATATTTTAATTGCACTAAATAAACATGAACATAAAATTCCAGTGACTCTTGATTTTGAATTTATTTGTACATCATGTAAACAAGTACATCCAATTTATGAATTAAGATGTCCACATTGTCATAATATATTAACATATAAAGTAAAATATAATTTAACTAAGGATTTAAATGAAAGAAATCAATCTTTACAGTGA